A stretch of Haloprofundus halophilus DNA encodes these proteins:
- the hemB gene encoding porphobilinogen synthase, with protein MNLTDRPRRLRRDGVRGLVSENRVDASDLIAPVFVDATTDERIPIETMPGHERVPVDDAVDRVEEVLETGVEAVMLFGIPESKDERGTRAWAENGVVQRATRDIVAETDAYVITDVCLCEYTDHGHCGVLEDHAADDPSLTVKNDETLELLGKIAVSHAEAGAQMVAPSSMTDGMVGAIRSALDAEGYEGLPIMSYAAKYQSAFYGPFRDAADGAPAFGDRRHYQMDPANGREALREVRLDVEQGADVLMVKPGLPYLDIVSAIRREFDHPVAAYNVSGEYAMLHAAAEKGWLDLEEVAMESLVSMKRAGADLILTYFAEQVADRL; from the coding sequence ATGAACCTCACCGACCGCCCGCGTCGGCTCCGACGCGACGGCGTTCGCGGCCTCGTGAGCGAGAATCGAGTCGACGCCTCGGACCTCATCGCCCCGGTGTTCGTCGACGCGACGACCGACGAACGCATCCCCATCGAGACGATGCCGGGTCACGAACGCGTCCCCGTCGACGACGCGGTCGACCGCGTCGAAGAGGTGCTCGAAACCGGCGTCGAAGCCGTGATGCTGTTCGGCATCCCCGAGTCGAAGGACGAGCGCGGCACGCGCGCGTGGGCCGAAAACGGCGTCGTCCAGCGGGCGACCCGCGATATCGTCGCCGAGACCGACGCGTACGTCATCACCGACGTCTGTCTCTGTGAGTACACCGACCACGGCCACTGCGGTGTTCTGGAGGACCACGCCGCGGACGACCCAAGCCTCACGGTGAAGAACGACGAAACGCTGGAGTTGCTCGGCAAAATCGCCGTCTCGCACGCCGAAGCGGGCGCACAGATGGTCGCTCCCTCGTCGATGACTGACGGGATGGTCGGTGCGATTCGGAGTGCGCTCGACGCCGAGGGGTACGAAGGACTGCCCATCATGAGCTACGCCGCGAAGTACCAGAGCGCGTTCTACGGTCCGTTCCGCGACGCCGCGGACGGTGCGCCCGCGTTCGGCGACAGACGACACTACCAGATGGACCCCGCAAATGGCAGAGAAGCGCTCCGGGAAGTCCGACTCGACGTCGAGCAGGGCGCGGACGTGCTGATGGTCAAACCCGGACTCCCGTACTTGGACATCGTCAGCGCGATTCGCCGCGAGTTTGACCACCCGGTCGCCGCCTACAACGTCTCCGGCGAGTACGCGATGCTGCACGCCGCCGCCGAGAAAGGGTGGTTGGACTTAGAGGAAGTCGCGATGGAGTCGCTCGTCTCGATGAAACGCGCCGGCGCGGACCTCATCCTCACGTACTTCGCAGAGCAGGTCGCCGACCGTCTGTAG
- a CDS encoding ammonium transporter — protein sequence MSALLQTDLSAVVEGVNMLWVLTVTFLIFFMHAGFAMLEAGQVRSKNVANQLTKNLLTWSVGVIVFFLVGAGVSSVVGGTGFGESFAYVNGGSAAWVDWLFGAVFAMTAATIVSGAVAGRAKLRAYVTYTVLLAGVIYPVVVGFTWAGGFLDAMGFHDFAGGMIVHGMGGVAGLTAAWVIGPRMDRFNDDGTANVIPGHSLPFAVLGTLILAFGWYGFNVGTAAAPLAEGGTELADFAYVGRVALVTTLGMAAGAIGAAGVALLKTGKVDTLYVANGLLAGLVGITGVADAIVWPGALALGLLAGAQLPLVFEFVEKRLRIDDVCAVFPVHGSAGIMGIVLFPFVAVDGFSVGQLVTQVVGAGVITVWTVAATVLVFGGIRALGEARVTPEHEREGLDTSEHGVDTYPEFGKPDGAVADGSGVRTDGGVAGTGVVSDVEGENE from the coding sequence ATGAGCGCGTTGCTGCAGACCGACCTCTCGGCGGTCGTCGAGGGCGTCAACATGCTGTGGGTTCTCACCGTCACGTTCCTCATCTTCTTCATGCACGCCGGGTTCGCGATGCTGGAGGCCGGGCAGGTGCGCTCGAAGAACGTCGCCAACCAGCTGACGAAGAACCTGCTGACGTGGAGCGTCGGCGTCATCGTCTTCTTCCTCGTCGGTGCCGGGGTGTCGAGCGTCGTCGGTGGAACCGGCTTCGGCGAGTCGTTCGCCTACGTCAACGGCGGGTCGGCCGCGTGGGTCGACTGGCTGTTCGGCGCGGTGTTCGCGATGACCGCCGCGACCATCGTCTCGGGCGCGGTGGCGGGTCGTGCGAAACTCCGCGCGTACGTCACCTACACCGTTCTACTGGCGGGCGTCATCTACCCCGTCGTCGTCGGCTTCACGTGGGCGGGCGGCTTCCTCGACGCGATGGGCTTTCACGACTTCGCGGGCGGCATGATCGTCCACGGGATGGGCGGCGTCGCCGGCCTCACCGCGGCGTGGGTCATCGGCCCGCGTATGGACCGGTTCAACGACGACGGCACCGCCAACGTCATCCCCGGTCACTCGTTGCCGTTCGCCGTCCTCGGCACGCTCATCCTCGCGTTCGGCTGGTACGGTTTCAACGTCGGCACCGCCGCCGCGCCGCTTGCCGAGGGTGGCACCGAACTCGCCGACTTCGCCTACGTCGGTCGCGTCGCACTCGTCACGACGCTCGGCATGGCCGCCGGTGCGATCGGCGCTGCGGGCGTCGCGCTGCTGAAGACGGGCAAAGTCGACACGCTGTACGTCGCCAACGGCCTGCTCGCCGGTCTCGTCGGCATCACCGGCGTCGCCGACGCCATCGTCTGGCCCGGCGCGCTGGCGCTCGGTCTACTCGCCGGCGCGCAACTGCCGCTCGTCTTCGAGTTCGTCGAGAAACGCCTCAGAATCGACGACGTCTGCGCGGTGTTCCCCGTTCACGGCTCCGCGGGTATCATGGGAATCGTGCTGTTCCCGTTCGTCGCCGTCGACGGCTTCTCGGTCGGCCAACTGGTGACTCAGGTCGTCGGTGCGGGCGTCATCACCGTCTGGACCGTCGCCGCGACGGTGCTGGTGTTCGGCGGGATTCGCGCGCTCGGTGAAGCGCGCGTCACACCCGAACACGAGCGCGAGGGCCTCGACACCTCCGAACACGGCGTCGATACCTACCCCGAGTTCGGAAAGCCCGACGGTGCCGTCGCCGACGGGTCGGGCGTTCGCACCGACGGCGGAGTTGCCGGTACGGGCGTCGTGAGCGACGTGGAAGGTGAGAACGAATGA
- a CDS encoding P-II family nitrogen regulator — protein MSSELPNDGGIKMVVAIIRPDKLSEVKKGLAAAGAPSLTVTNVSGRGSQPAKKGQWRGEEYTVDLHQKVKVECVVADTPAEDVVAAIRDAANTGEPGDGKIFVLPVENAVQVRTGKEGPDAV, from the coding sequence ATGAGTTCTGAGCTCCCGAACGACGGCGGAATCAAGATGGTCGTCGCGATCATCCGCCCGGACAAGCTCAGCGAGGTGAAGAAAGGGCTCGCCGCCGCCGGCGCGCCCTCGCTGACGGTCACGAACGTCTCCGGTCGCGGGAGCCAACCCGCGAAGAAGGGACAGTGGCGCGGCGAGGAGTACACCGTCGACTTGCACCAGAAGGTGAAAGTCGAGTGCGTCGTCGCCGACACCCCCGCGGAGGACGTCGTCGCCGCGATTCGGGACGCGGCCAACACCGGCGAGCCCGGCGACGGGAAGATATTCGTCCTCCCGGTCGAGAACGCGGTACAGGTCCGGACCGGAAAAGAAGGTCCCGACGCGGTCTGA
- the hemL gene encoding glutamate-1-semialdehyde 2,1-aminomutase translates to MNHDRSRDLYDRALSVLSGGVNSSVRATRPYPFFVERGDGGHVVDADGNRYVDYVMGYGPLLYGHNPPEPIQAAIQKYASAGPMYGAPTEIEVEHAEFVARHVPSVEKIRFVNSGTEATVSAVRLARGATGRDKIVVMQGGYHGAQESTLVEGGPDNPRPSTSGIPESFAEHTLPVPFNDPEAVTEVFEEHGDDIAAVLVEPILANMGIVAPVDGYHETLRDLCDEHGSLLIFDEVITGFRVGGLQCAQGKFGVTPDLTTFGKIIGGGFPVGAVGGRAELVEQFTPAGDVFQSGTFSGHPVTMAAGHEYLKYAAENDVYEHVNRLGEKLRRGITDICADQAPEYTVVGTDSMFKTVFTRDAPQTLDGQCEAGCRQRVDCPRFDSCPKTGADVAAAETERWERIFWQEMKDRGVFLTANQFESQFVCYAHTDEDVEETLEAYKEAL, encoded by the coding sequence GTGAACCACGACCGCTCCCGCGACCTGTACGACCGAGCGTTGTCGGTGCTCTCGGGCGGCGTCAACTCCTCGGTGCGCGCCACTCGTCCCTACCCCTTCTTCGTCGAGCGCGGCGACGGCGGCCACGTCGTCGACGCCGACGGGAACCGCTACGTCGACTACGTGATGGGTTACGGCCCGCTCTTGTACGGCCACAACCCACCCGAACCGATACAGGCGGCGATTCAGAAGTACGCCAGCGCCGGGCCGATGTACGGCGCGCCCACCGAGATAGAGGTCGAACACGCCGAGTTCGTCGCCCGGCACGTCCCGTCGGTCGAGAAGATTCGGTTCGTCAATTCGGGAACCGAGGCGACCGTCTCGGCGGTCCGCCTCGCCCGCGGGGCCACTGGGCGGGACAAAATCGTCGTCATGCAGGGCGGCTACCACGGTGCCCAGGAGTCGACGCTCGTCGAAGGCGGCCCCGACAACCCACGTCCCTCGACGAGCGGCATCCCCGAGTCGTTCGCCGAGCACACGCTTCCGGTGCCGTTCAACGACCCCGAAGCCGTCACCGAGGTGTTCGAAGAGCACGGCGACGACATCGCGGCGGTACTCGTCGAGCCCATTCTGGCGAACATGGGTATCGTCGCGCCCGTCGACGGCTACCACGAAACCCTGCGAGACCTCTGCGACGAGCACGGGTCGCTGCTGATATTCGACGAGGTCATCACGGGCTTCCGCGTCGGCGGCCTCCAGTGCGCGCAGGGGAAGTTCGGCGTCACGCCCGACCTCACGACGTTCGGCAAGATCATCGGCGGCGGCTTCCCCGTCGGCGCTGTCGGCGGCCGCGCCGAGCTCGTCGAACAGTTCACCCCCGCCGGCGACGTGTTCCAGTCGGGGACGTTCTCGGGTCATCCCGTGACGATGGCCGCCGGCCACGAGTACCTGAAGTACGCCGCCGAGAACGACGTGTACGAACACGTTAACCGACTGGGCGAGAAACTCCGGCGCGGCATCACCGATATCTGCGCCGACCAGGCGCCCGAGTACACCGTCGTCGGTACCGACAGCATGTTCAAGACGGTGTTCACGCGCGACGCCCCGCAGACCCTCGACGGTCAGTGCGAGGCCGGCTGTCGGCAGCGCGTCGACTGCCCGCGGTTCGACTCCTGTCCGAAGACCGGCGCGGACGTCGCCGCCGCCGAGACCGAGCGCTGGGAGCGCATCTTCTGGCAGGAGATGAAAGACCGGGGCGTGTTCCTCACCGCCAACCAGTTCGAGTCGCAGTTCGTCTGCTACGCGCACACCGACGAGGACGTCGAAGAGACGCTGGAAGCGTACAAGGAAGCGCTGTAG
- a CDS encoding NAD-dependent epimerase/dehydratase family protein: MDVLIVGGTGLISTGITRQLVAAGHDVTLYNRGETDAEIPDSVSLIRGDRTEYERFEDRLGGREFDAVVDMVCFTPEDAESAVRTFTGSVDRYVFCSTIDVYSRPVSRMPLTEETPRHPPTSEYGEEKAAAEDVFFDAYEETGFPAVVLRPWHTYGEGGTLIHSLGSETTYVDRIREGKPIVVHGDGTSVWAPCHRDNVARSFVAAVEAKGSVVDGEAYHVTAEEHLTWNEYHRGVAAALDAPAPELVHVPSDVLFELAPERTEGLRDHFQYSTVFDNSKAKRELGHEQTVGWEEGAKRTVDWLDENDEIEPWKSDPLPDRIVAAWREARESLVSNFEL, encoded by the coding sequence ATGGACGTGCTCATCGTCGGCGGAACCGGGCTCATCAGCACCGGAATCACCCGCCAACTCGTCGCCGCCGGCCACGACGTGACGCTGTACAACCGCGGCGAGACCGACGCCGAGATTCCCGACTCCGTCTCCCTGATTCGCGGCGACCGAACCGAGTACGAGCGATTCGAGGACCGACTCGGCGGCCGCGAGTTCGACGCCGTCGTCGACATGGTCTGTTTCACGCCGGAAGACGCCGAGAGCGCGGTCCGCACCTTCACGGGGTCGGTCGACCGCTACGTCTTCTGTTCGACTATCGACGTCTACTCCCGCCCCGTCTCTCGGATGCCGCTAACCGAGGAGACGCCGCGACACCCGCCGACGAGCGAGTACGGGGAGGAAAAAGCCGCCGCCGAGGACGTGTTCTTCGACGCCTACGAAGAGACCGGATTCCCCGCGGTCGTCCTCCGCCCGTGGCACACCTACGGCGAGGGCGGAACGCTCATCCACTCGCTCGGATCGGAAACGACGTACGTCGACCGTATCCGCGAGGGAAAACCCATCGTCGTCCACGGCGACGGCACCTCCGTCTGGGCACCGTGTCACCGCGACAACGTGGCGCGGAGTTTCGTCGCTGCAGTGGAAGCGAAGGGGTCGGTCGTCGACGGTGAGGCGTACCACGTCACCGCCGAAGAGCACCTGACGTGGAACGAGTACCATCGTGGTGTCGCCGCCGCCCTCGACGCACCCGCGCCCGAGTTGGTCCACGTTCCGTCGGACGTGCTCTTCGAACTCGCACCCGAGCGCACGGAGGGGCTACGCGACCACTTCCAGTACAGCACGGTGTTCGACAACTCGAAGGCGAAACGCGAGTTGGGTCACGAGCAGACCGTCGGGTGGGAAGAAGGCGCGAAGCGGACCGTCGACTGGCTGGACGAGAACGACGAGATAGAACCGTGGAAGTCGGACCCCTTGCCGGACCGAATCGTCGCCGCGTGGCGCGAGGCGAGGGAGTCGCTCGTCTCGAACTTCGAGCTGTAG
- the hemC gene encoding hydroxymethylbilane synthase, with protein sequence MSTHGTLRLATRGSDLALRQAASVQEALAGRRRDVELVEVETRGDQIQDELIHRLGKTGAFVRALDEKILAGEVDAAVHSMKDMPTEQPKELLVAGIPERAPAGDVLVTPDGRELDQLPEGATVGTSSLRRQAQLLNARPDLTVEPLRGNVDTRVEKLLAPSLQEEHEARVEADKDRKGNIGSDDYEPEYDERPEEWFEGLSELQRNALGREVDTEYDAIVLAEAGLKRSGLDHHVNYVRLPRDRFVPSPGQGAIAVTSVNGDAADAIHKAIDHPRTRVETTVERTILSELGGGCVAPIGVFALVQGRHVHTRVQVLGRDGEETVEATRDLPVETHAVAAAEFAADLRDRGAATLIEEAKRDADEAAASERRGAREEPEEANE encoded by the coding sequence ATGAGTACTCACGGGACACTCCGCCTCGCGACGCGAGGCTCGGACCTCGCGCTTCGACAAGCCGCGAGCGTACAGGAGGCGCTCGCCGGGCGACGCCGCGACGTGGAACTGGTCGAAGTCGAGACCCGCGGCGACCAGATTCAGGACGAACTCATCCACCGCCTCGGCAAGACCGGGGCGTTCGTCCGCGCGCTCGACGAGAAGATTCTCGCCGGCGAAGTCGACGCCGCCGTCCACTCGATGAAGGACATGCCGACCGAACAGCCGAAGGAACTCCTCGTCGCCGGCATCCCCGAGCGCGCACCCGCCGGCGACGTGCTGGTGACGCCCGACGGCCGCGAACTCGACCAGTTGCCCGAGGGCGCGACGGTCGGCACCTCCTCGCTTCGCCGGCAGGCGCAGCTGCTCAACGCCCGCCCCGACCTGACGGTCGAACCGCTCCGCGGGAACGTCGACACCCGCGTCGAGAAACTGCTCGCGCCGTCGCTGCAGGAGGAACACGAAGCGCGCGTCGAGGCCGACAAAGACCGGAAAGGAAACATTGGCAGCGACGACTACGAACCCGAGTACGACGAGCGACCCGAGGAGTGGTTCGAGGGCCTGAGCGAACTCCAGCGCAACGCCCTCGGCCGCGAGGTCGACACCGAGTACGACGCCATCGTGCTCGCCGAGGCGGGTCTCAAACGCAGCGGCCTCGACCACCACGTGAACTACGTCCGCCTCCCGCGCGACCGGTTCGTCCCGTCGCCCGGCCAGGGCGCAATCGCCGTGACGAGCGTCAACGGCGACGCCGCCGACGCCATCCACAAAGCCATCGACCACCCGCGGACGCGCGTCGAGACGACCGTCGAGCGGACGATTCTCTCGGAACTCGGTGGGGGTTGCGTCGCGCCCATCGGCGTCTTCGCGCTCGTGCAGGGTCGGCACGTCCACACGCGCGTGCAGGTGCTCGGCCGCGACGGCGAGGAGACGGTCGAAGCGACGCGCGACCTGCCGGTCGAGACCCACGCCGTCGCCGCCGCGGAGTTCGCCGCCGACCTCAGAGACCGCGGCGCGGCCACCCTCATCGAGGAGGCGAAACGCGACGCCGACGAGGCGGCTGCGAGCGAGCGACGCGGTGCGCGAGAGGAACCGGAGGAAGCGAACGAATGA
- the cobA gene encoding uroporphyrinogen-III C-methyltransferase has product MSETDDGSETASESVVGTVYLVGSGPGDPDLMTVKASRLLDEADVVLHDKLPGPEILGRIPEEKREDVGKRAGGEWTPQEYTNKRLVELAREGKSVVRLKGGDPFVFGRGGEEAEHLANEEIPFEVVPGVTSAIGGPGVAGIPVTHRDHASSVSFVTGHEDPTKEESAVNWEALAETGGTVVVLMGVGKLPDYTKALRDAGMDPETPVALVERATWPDMRVATGTLGTIVEVRDEHEIEPPAITVVGDVAGTRERVRKFLRSESGAGTEARGEASSETGAGR; this is encoded by the coding sequence ATGAGCGAGACGGACGACGGCTCCGAGACGGCGTCGGAATCGGTCGTCGGCACGGTCTACCTCGTCGGTAGCGGGCCGGGCGACCCCGACCTCATGACCGTGAAAGCGAGCCGACTGCTCGACGAGGCGGACGTCGTGCTCCACGACAAACTCCCGGGGCCCGAGATTCTCGGCCGGATTCCCGAGGAGAAGCGCGAGGACGTGGGCAAGCGCGCCGGCGGCGAGTGGACGCCCCAGGAGTACACGAACAAGCGCCTCGTCGAACTCGCTCGCGAGGGCAAGAGCGTCGTGCGCCTGAAAGGTGGCGACCCGTTCGTCTTCGGCCGCGGCGGCGAGGAGGCGGAGCATCTGGCGAACGAGGAGATTCCCTTCGAGGTTGTCCCCGGCGTCACGTCGGCCATCGGCGGCCCCGGCGTCGCCGGAATTCCGGTGACCCACCGCGACCACGCGTCCTCCGTCTCGTTCGTGACGGGTCACGAAGACCCCACGAAGGAGGAGTCGGCGGTGAACTGGGAGGCGCTCGCCGAGACCGGCGGCACCGTCGTCGTCCTCATGGGCGTCGGCAAACTGCCCGACTACACGAAGGCGCTCCGCGACGCCGGAATGGACCCCGAGACGCCCGTTGCGCTCGTCGAGCGGGCGACGTGGCCCGACATGCGCGTCGCTACCGGAACGCTCGGCACCATCGTCGAGGTCCGCGACGAACACGAAATCGAACCGCCCGCGATCACCGTCGTCGGCGATGTAGCCGGGACCCGAGAACGGGTGCGGAAGTTCCTGCGGAGCGAATCGGGAGCAGGAACGGAAGCGAGAGGTGAAGCGAGCTCCGAGACGGGGGCGGGACGATGA
- a CDS encoding uroporphyrinogen-III synthase — protein MSREVRVAVFRPDDERLRDAVELLDSLGATPVPDPMLEVEPTGRTPRTDAEYAVLTSKTGVELVADAGWDPGEATLCAIGDSTAAVMREHGYAVDVVPDEFTSTGLVETLRGRVPGARVEVARSDHGSPVLTDGLEAAGGYVHETVLYELVRPPGSGDSAEMAAAGELEAALFSSSLTVDHFLDAAAERGLRDEAVAGLDDAVVGAIGEPTRETAESRGIDVDVVPDAADFEELACAAVEVAAPTYRE, from the coding sequence ATGAGCCGGGAGGTCCGCGTCGCCGTCTTCCGGCCTGACGACGAGCGACTCCGAGACGCGGTCGAACTGCTCGACTCGCTCGGCGCGACGCCCGTTCCCGACCCGATGCTGGAGGTCGAACCGACCGGGAGGACTCCGAGAACGGACGCCGAGTACGCCGTCCTGACGAGCAAAACCGGCGTCGAACTCGTCGCCGACGCGGGGTGGGACCCCGGCGAGGCGACGCTCTGCGCCATCGGCGACAGCACCGCCGCGGTGATGCGCGAACACGGATACGCGGTCGACGTCGTACCCGACGAGTTCACCTCGACCGGACTGGTCGAGACGCTCCGCGGCCGGGTGCCGGGTGCGCGGGTCGAAGTCGCCCGCAGCGACCACGGTTCGCCCGTCCTGACCGACGGTCTCGAAGCCGCCGGCGGCTACGTGCACGAGACGGTTCTCTACGAACTCGTTCGGCCGCCGGGGTCCGGGGACTCCGCGGAGATGGCCGCCGCCGGGGAACTGGAGGCGGCGCTTTTCTCCTCGTCGCTGACGGTCGACCACTTCCTCGACGCGGCCGCCGAGCGCGGCCTCCGAGACGAGGCCGTCGCGGGACTCGACGACGCCGTCGTCGGCGCTATCGGCGAACCGACGCGCGAGACGGCCGAGAGCCGCGGCATCGACGTCGACGTGGTTCCCGACGCGGCCGATTTCGAGGAACTGGCGTGTGCCGCCGTCGAAGTCGCAGCGCCGACGTACCGCGAGTAG